From the genome of Brevundimonas sp. NIBR11:
GACTGGGCATCAGGCCGGCCATCAGGCCGAACAGCTTGTCCTGAAGCCCGATCGTGGCGCGGACGTCGTCCAGCCAGACGACCTCGGCAGACTGGCCCAGGGCCTCGATCAGGTCTTCGAGTTTCGCCTGTTCCACGAAGCGTCTGGCGCAGAGAATCTTCTTCAGGCCCGAGGCCTGGATCGCCGCCTTCAGGTTCCGCTCGCCGGAGGTGAAGTTCAGCATGACCGGAACGCGGTTGAAGGCGTGCAGGCCGAAGAAGGTGACGACTACGCCCATGGAGGAGGGCAGTAGGATGCCGACCCGCTCCTTCGGCTCGGTCATCGCGGCGATCTTGCGGCCCAGGACGAAGGCGGCGCGGATCAGGCCGGTGTAGGTGAGGGGCTTGCGGTCCTGGTCCTCCAGGATCTCCTTGTCGCCGTACCGGGCGCGCGCCGCGATCAGGGCGTCGAACAGGGACTCTTCGCCTGCCGATGGGTCGAGGCCGGGCCTAAGCAATACGCGTCTCCTCCGGAGGGCTTCGCGTCGCCCCCTCGCTGTCAGGGAGCGCAACCTAGTTAAGCGCCGGAGCGATGAAAAGATGCGTTACGGGGCGTGAGGCCTTGGGGGGGGCGAATGGTGTCGAGCGACAGGGTCGCTTGGTCGCCAAGCCGAACTATCAGCGACTTCCGCTTCCGACCCATTGCGGACCTTGGAGCGTTACCCCTCGACGATGGGGATCGGCTTCCGCTTGCTGTAGAGCCATAGCCCAAGGACCGCTAACCCGCCGAACATGACGGCCTGAATGGCGAGGATGACCGGCACCATTATCAGCGGCAGGATAGAGACGAGAATGGCGCCGTTTCCTCCTACTGGCTCACCATTTAGGGTGGGCGGAACCCCTGCGGCCAGCGAGATCACGGTGACGAGAGCGAATAGCGGCAGAAAGATCACCCCAGCCCCAAGGAAATAGCCCGTCGCTACCAGTTTGAACGCTCGGCCCGGCTTTAGCTGCCCGCCCGTTGTTCTCAGTTCCACGGTTTCCCCCTATCGATCCACGATGAAAAGTTAGCCTAGGGTAAATCCGCTTTCCACCCGTTGCGGAAGTCGACTGGTGGTTCATCATCATCGCATGACAACCAAGCTCCTTCTCGCTCTGTCGCTCGTGTCCGGTCTGAGCGGCTGCGTCACGGGCACGGCTCTGGAACGCTGCCAAGCAGCTGCTGCAAAACATGGCTACAGGCTCGGCCCGTCCGATCGAAGCGAGATCGTGATCGACGCCGAGGCATTGACCGAGGTTTGGTTGCAGACAGCGCGGCGAGAGGCTGCACAATGCACTGTCCGGGAAAACCGCCTCGTTTTCCTGCAGGTCGGCGACCGCGTGCTTGTCCGCCGATAAGGAACGCCCGTTAGCCACCATTGGCGGTCCTTCGGCAGGTCTTCTCCCCGGCTCGGCATCGATGTCCACTCCCGACCCGTTGCACACATTCGCGGTCTGATTCATCCGCTTATCCATTCGCCGACGCTCGCGCCTGCAGTCCCAGAAGGTCCAGAGCGGCTCAACGTCAGCGTGGCGACCTTCTCCGACTGAATGCCGGTTTCCCGGATAACTACGGAGATGAGAGGGCAGCGCGGCGTCCCTTCCGAGGACCGGGGTTTCCAGGCGTTTTCGAGAAAAGATCTAGCCCGACAACCGCGTCCACCTCTCGCTCAACAGACGACGGTGTCTCGCAAGCTTCACTTTTTGAAGCCATCCGACGGTGCCTAATCCCGAGATTGCGATCAGCGCGACGATCTGCAAAACAAGGATTTCTATAGGGGGATCAACATGAAAGCCGTTATCGTCGCCGCCGCCATGGCGGGTCGCTCAAATCTGCACGCCCTGCGCGCTCAGTCAGTGCACTGCATATTATGACCGGCGTCGCAGCTGTTTGGGGTCTAGCACTGCCGGCAGCCGCGCAAACGCTGCCGACAGCAAACACAACTACGCCGACCAGCATCGGCACAACCTCGGCGGTTCTCGGGGGGAGCGTCCCCAGCGACGGCGGTGCAACCGTTACAGCGAGGGGCGTGGTTTATTCTGCGTCCACCTCGACACCGATCATCGGGGGAAGCGGCGTCACAAATGCGCCGAACGGGTCCGGCACAGGCAGCTTTTCCGCCACGGCCGGCGGGCTGACGGCTAATACGCAATACACCGTCCGGGCCTACGCCACCAACAGTGTGGGGACCAGCTATGGGGCTGGGCTCACCTTCCGGACAACGCCCCCTCCGCTGAACACCAGCACCGCTCAAACGAACGTCGCATGCAACGGCGGATCGAATGGCGTGGCCGCCATATCCGCCTCAGGCGGAACCACTCCGTACAGCTATCTGTGGTCCACTGGCGCGACGACCAGCATAATCACCGGCAGGATGGCCGGCACTTACTCGGTCACTGTGACGGACTCGACGCCAGGCACCGCACTAACCGCAACTCGAAGCATCACAATAGTCCAGCCCAGCGCGCTGGTGGCTAACGCGTCGAGCACCGATACAACGGGCGCATCCACCAACGACGGAACCGCAACTGTAACTGCGTCCGGCGGCGCCGGAGGCTATTCCTACAGCTGGAATTCGGGTCAGAGCACACGATCAATCTCTGGCCTTGCACCAGGTTCGTACACAGTGACCGTGACCGACGCCAACTCATGCGAGCGTGACGCCACCACGACCGTGTCAGCGTCTGCCCCCGCGGACATTACGCCGCCGACGGTGAGTTCGACCACGCCCAGTTCGTCAGGCCCCTCAGCCAACACGACAGAGACCTTTACGGTCTTGTTCAGCGAGACTGTCTCCGGTGTCGATATCTCAGATTTCGTGCTGACCAGCACGGGCACCGCTGGCGGAACAATCGCATCAGTCACCGGATCCGGCTCAACCTATAGCGTCGTCGTCAACAGCATCACGGGCGACGGCACTCTAAGGCTCGACCTCAAATCGAGCGGCACAGGCATTCAGGACAGTGCATCTAACCCGATTGCGGGCGGATACACGAGCGGCTCGTCGCGGACTGTTGGCCAGCCCGCCCCGCCAGTCACCCCAGCCCCTGTTCCGACGCTGTCCGAGTGGGCAATGATCCTCCTTGGAATGGTTCTGGCCGGCGGAGCGGCACTCTACATCCAGCGTCGGCGCTTCACGGCGTGACGATCCACGCCTGACTTGAACGGCTCCGCTGGCGACGGCGGGGCCGTTTCCATGTCTGCTTCCCACCCCTGACTGACGTTGACGACGTCCGATTTCGGCGCCGAGATCGGCTTCGGCTTCCGACCCATTGCGGGCATTGAAAAAGGATTAGGCGCCCCTCGGCTTTCGGCTCATTCGCCCGATCAATATGCCTCCGACGAGCGCACAGCACGCAATCAATCCGCCAAAGATCAGAGGCCTTCGATCTGAAGGAGGCGTGTCCATCCCCAGCATCGTAAGTTCTCCCGGGGTGAGTTGCCTGATAACGCGGCTCTTTAGGGCATCGTCTTCGATTTCGTTCGGGCCGAGCATTCCTCGGACCACGAGCCGACCATTCGCATTACGGGCGTAGAACAATCCGACCTTGTGGAAGTCTGGAAATACTGCGCGGTCGCATTGCACTTCGAGACCATCGAGGTCGTAGATGATAACCCCTATACCGGCGTTGCCCTTGAATGAGGTCCGAGGCAGAACCCTTACTTCAAGACCTCGGGCACTCTCGACAAGTCCCACAACCCTCCCCACGAAAATCGTATCGGCCTCCTCCCAATAGCGGTTTTGATTGGTTTGCCGAAGGCGTTCGTAGGCGTGCGCTTCGCTCTCTCCGGCGTTTCGTGGAACGGCATAGCTGCACGCTTCTGCCGTGCTTGACGCAAGCCAGCACAAGAACAGAAGTCCGAAGATTGGGAGCGCGCGAAGCATTTGGTCATCCTCCGTCACACGCGACGCTATGGTCAACGTCCGCATTCCACCCTCAGCAGAAGTCGAAATAGTCCGTTTTCGGCGCTGTCACGTTGCCTATCCGCAACCCGTCACACCCCGTGACTTGCCTTCCGGGGACGGAACGACGACATACCGGCTTCAAGTCCCTGGAGCCCGGCCCGCCTCGATGGTCACCCTCATCGACACCCTGACGCGGAAACCGTCCGAACTGCGTCACCCCGAGAAGCAGAACCGGCCGGAATCCGTCGTGCTGAAGAAGCCCGAGTGGCTGAGGGTCAAGGCGCCGGGGTCGGGCCAGTACAACGCCACCAAGGACATCGTCCGCTCCAAGGGACTGGTCACCGTCTGCGAGGAGGCGGCCTGTCCGAATATCGGCGAGTGCTGGAGCCAGAAGCACGCCACCCTGATGATCATGGGCGACACCTGCACGCGGGCCTGCGCCTTCTGCAACGTCAAGACGGGTTTGCCCCAGCCGCTGGATCCGGAAGAGCCGGGCAAGGTCGGTCTGGCCGTGTCGCAGTTGGGCCTGAACCACGTCGTGATCACCTCGGTGGACCGGGACGACGTGTCGGACGGCGGAGCGGCCCACTTCGCCGAGGTCGTGCGCGAGATCCGCCTGCAGGCGCCGCAGACCACTATCGAGATCCTGACGCCCGACTTCCTGAGGAAGGATGGCGCGGCCGAGGTGATGATCGATGCGGCCCCGGACGTGTTCAACCACAACCTGGAGACCGTGCCGCGGCTCTATCTGAAGATCCGGCCCGGCGCGCGGTACTTCCACTCCCTGCGCCTGCTGCAGATGGTCAAGGAGCGCGACCCCAACCAGTTCACCAAGTCCGGCATCATGGTCGGTCTGGGCGAGACCAAGGAGGAGGTCATGCAGGTCATGGACGACATGCGCTCCGCCGGCGTCGACTTCATCACCATCGGCCAGTACCTGCAGCCGACGCGGAAACACGCGGCCATCGACCGGTTCGTGACGCCCGAAGAGTTCAAGGCCTATGAGGCGATCGCCCGGGCCAAGGGTTTCCTGATGGTGTCGTCATCGCCGCTGACGCGGTCGTCCCACCATGCGGGCGACGACTTCGCCCGGCTGAAGGCCGCGCGCTTGGCGCACACGGGACGCTGATCGCGGATTGGCCGTCCACCGCGTCACCCGAGTTCTGCCGTACACCCCCGCCCAGCTCGCCGATCTGGTGGCGGACGTGGAGGCCTACCCGCGCTTCGTGAAGTGGGTGACGTCGATGCGCGTCTGGAACCGGCGCGAGGAGGCCGAGGGCGTATCTCTGGTGGACGCCGAGGCGGCCGTGGGGTTTGCCTTCATGAAGGAGCGGTTCTCGACCTGGGTGCGGCATGACCGGAACCTGCCAAGGGTCGAGGTCGGGCTGCTGCGCGGGCCATTCAGGCATCTGAAGAACCGCTGGGACTTCGTGGAGACGCGTGATGGGACCCGGCTGGAGTTCATGATCGATTTCGCCTTCAGGAGCCCGATCCTGAATGCGACGCTGAGCGCGAACTTCGATCTGGCCGTCGGCAAGCTGATCGAGAGTTTCGAGGCCGAGGCCAGACGCCGATACGGGACGCCGGGATGACGGATTTCGACTTCGACGCCGTCGTGGTGGGGGCGGGGGCCGTGGGCCTGGCCTGCGGTCGGGCGCTGTCGAAGCGGGGGCTGACGGTGCTGGTGCTCGAGAAGGAGCCGCACATCGGTCAGGGCGTGTCGTCGCGCAACTCCGAGGTCATCCACGGCGGGCTCTACTATGCGACCGGGTCGCTGAAGGCGAAGTTCTGCGTCGAGGGACGGCGCGCGCTGTACGCCTATCTGGACAGCCACAAGATCGACTACCGCAAATGTGGGAAGCTGGTCGTGGCGACACAGGAGGACGAGGTCGGGCTGATCGAGGCTATCTTCCAGCAGGCGACGACGAACGGCGTCGAAGGGCTGGAGCATCTCAGCGGCGAACAGGCGCGGGCGATGGAGCCCGAGCTGAACGCCCACGCCGCCATCCTGTCGCCCGAGAGCGGCCTGTTCGCCAGCCACGACTACATGCTGGCCCTGGAAGGCGAGATCGAGGACGGCGGCGGATCGGTCGTGGTCTCCACGCCGTTCGAACGGGCCGAGCCCCTGCCGGGCGGCGGGTTTTCGATCACCGCAGGCGGGGAGGGTGGGGCGACCCTGACCTGCCGCCTGCTGGTCACCGCGCCGGGGCTGCGCGCCCAGGATGTCGCGGGACGGATAGAGGGCTTCCCGGCGGAACACGTCCCCAAGGGCCATTTCGGCAAGGGCGTCTATTTCCGACTGACCGGCAAGGCGCCGTTCGAGCGGCTGATCTATCCGCCGCCCATCGCGGGGGCGCTGGGCACCCACTATCGCAAGGACCTGGGCGGGCAGGCGGTGTTCGGGCCGGACCTCGCTTACGTCGAGACCGAGGATTACTCCGTTGATCCGGCGAAGGCCGAGGGGTTCGCCACCTATATCCGCCGCTTCTGGCCAGGCCTACCCGACGGAGCCCTGACGCCGGACTATGCGGGGATCCGGCCCAAGCTGCATGGCGCGGGCGAGCATCAGCCGGATTTCCAGCTCTATGGACCCGAGGTGCACGGCATCGAGGGGCTGGTGACGCTGTTCGGGATCGAGAGCCCGGGCCTGACCAGTTCACTGGCCATCGGCGAGGCGGTGGCGGAGAGGCTGGCGTGAACGACCTGACCTTCCGCCCGGCGACGCTCGACGATGTCGACCGGCTGCAGGCCTTCGTCCATGCGGCGTATCGCGGCGATAGCGCGCGGAAGGGCTGGACGCACGAGGCGGACCTGCTGGACGGGCAGAGGACGGACGTCGAGGCGCTGCGGGCGATGATCGAGGACCCGACCTATGTCACCCTGCTGGCCGAGCGGGACGGGGGTCTGGCGGGCTGCGTCTCGGTCAACGACAAGGGCGAGGGGCTTTCCTATCTCGGCATGCTGTCGGTCGAACCGGAGCGGCAGGGCGAGGGTCTGGGGCGCAAGCTGATCGCGGCGGCGGAGGCGGAGGCGCGGTCGCGGTTCGGGGCCAGCCGGATGGAGATGACCGTCATCGTCCAGCGGCGCGAACTCATCGACTGGTATATCCGCTGCGGCTACGCCGAGACGGGGGAGACCCGACCGTTCCCCTCCACCGATCCGCGCTTCGGCCTGCCGCGCCGGGATGATCTGGCGTTCGTGGTGCTGGCCCGCGACCTGACCTAGGACGCGCCCGGTCCGGCGATCAGGATGGCCGTGATCACGATCGGCCAGGCCAGTGGCAGGAACAGCAGGATCCAGGACAGCCGCTCCTTCCTGAGCCAGTAGGCGATCCAGGCAAGCACTGGTCCCAATACGATTGCGACCGGGAAGGTCATTGAAGTGTAGATGAAGGTGTAGATCCAGGCGTTCACGCC
Proteins encoded in this window:
- a CDS encoding IPTL-CTERM sorting domain-containing protein, with the translated sequence MTDANSCERDATTTVSASAPADITPPTVSSTTPSSSGPSANTTETFTVLFSETVSGVDISDFVLTSTGTAGGTIASVTGSGSTYSVVVNSITGDGTLRLDLKSSGTGIQDSASNPIAGGYTSGSSRTVGQPAPPVTPAPVPTLSEWAMILLGMVLAGGAALYIQRRRFTA
- the lipA gene encoding lipoyl synthase; this encodes MVTLIDTLTRKPSELRHPEKQNRPESVVLKKPEWLRVKAPGSGQYNATKDIVRSKGLVTVCEEAACPNIGECWSQKHATLMIMGDTCTRACAFCNVKTGLPQPLDPEEPGKVGLAVSQLGLNHVVITSVDRDDVSDGGAAHFAEVVREIRLQAPQTTIEILTPDFLRKDGAAEVMIDAAPDVFNHNLETVPRLYLKIRPGARYFHSLRLLQMVKERDPNQFTKSGIMVGLGETKEEVMQVMDDMRSAGVDFITIGQYLQPTRKHAAIDRFVTPEEFKAYEAIARAKGFLMVSSSPLTRSSHHAGDDFARLKAARLAHTGR
- a CDS encoding type II toxin-antitoxin system RatA family toxin codes for the protein MAVHRVTRVLPYTPAQLADLVADVEAYPRFVKWVTSMRVWNRREEAEGVSLVDAEAAVGFAFMKERFSTWVRHDRNLPRVEVGLLRGPFRHLKNRWDFVETRDGTRLEFMIDFAFRSPILNATLSANFDLAVGKLIESFEAEARRRYGTPG
- a CDS encoding NAD(P)/FAD-dependent oxidoreductase, whose product is MTDFDFDAVVVGAGAVGLACGRALSKRGLTVLVLEKEPHIGQGVSSRNSEVIHGGLYYATGSLKAKFCVEGRRALYAYLDSHKIDYRKCGKLVVATQEDEVGLIEAIFQQATTNGVEGLEHLSGEQARAMEPELNAHAAILSPESGLFASHDYMLALEGEIEDGGGSVVVSTPFERAEPLPGGGFSITAGGEGGATLTCRLLVTAPGLRAQDVAGRIEGFPAEHVPKGHFGKGVYFRLTGKAPFERLIYPPPIAGALGTHYRKDLGGQAVFGPDLAYVETEDYSVDPAKAEGFATYIRRFWPGLPDGALTPDYAGIRPKLHGAGEHQPDFQLYGPEVHGIEGLVTLFGIESPGLTSSLAIGEAVAERLA
- a CDS encoding GNAT family N-acetyltransferase, with product MNDLTFRPATLDDVDRLQAFVHAAYRGDSARKGWTHEADLLDGQRTDVEALRAMIEDPTYVTLLAERDGGLAGCVSVNDKGEGLSYLGMLSVEPERQGEGLGRKLIAAAEAEARSRFGASRMEMTVIVQRRELIDWYIRCGYAETGETRPFPSTDPRFGLPRRDDLAFVVLARDLT